In Ahaetulla prasina isolate Xishuangbanna chromosome 5, ASM2864084v1, whole genome shotgun sequence, the following are encoded in one genomic region:
- the LOC131199494 gene encoding hemoglobin subunit beta-2, with translation MVHWSAEEKQLITCLWSKVDIGEVGGATLGKLLVVYPWTQRFFAHFGNLSGPSAICGNPLVKAHGKKVLTSFAEAIKHLDSVKETFAKLSELHCDKLHVDPENFRLLGNILLIVLAGHYGKEFTPCCHAAYQKLTNVVAHALARRYH, from the exons atgGTGCACTGGTCGGCCGAAGAGAAGCAGCTGATCACCTGCCTTTGGAGCAAGGTGGACATAGGCGAAGTCGGCGGTGCCACCCTCGGGAA ACTGCTGGTGGTGTATCCCTGGACCCAGCGGTTCTTCGCCCACTTCGGGAACCTCTCTGGCCCCAGCGCCATCTGCGGCAACCCCCTGGTCAAGGCCCACGGCAAGAAGGTGCTGACCTCCTTCGCAGAGGCCATCAAGCACCTGGACAGCGTCAAGGAGACCTTCGCCAAGCTGAGCGAGCTGCACTGCGACAAGCTGCACGTGGACCCCGAGAACTTCAGG cTTCTGGGCAACATCCTCCTTATTGTCCTGGCCGGCCACTATGGGAAAGAGTTCACTCCCTGCTGCCACGCCGCCTATCAGAAGTTGACCAATGTGGTGGCCCACGCCTTGGCCCGCCGGTACCACTAG